GCCGCACGAGCCCGGCCACGTCCGGGGCGGGTACCAGTTGGAGGTGGGTCACGGCCGCGTGCTCGGGCACGATCCGGAGCACGACGTGCCCGATCGCATCGTTCACTCTTCGGATCGCGGCTAGGGCCTCGTGGTGAGCACAGCCCTGTGTGTCGGTGACCGCTTGAAGTTGCGACTCGACTTCGAGGTACCGCTGGTTCGCGGCCCCGATGCACTGTGCCAGAGTTCTGGCAGTTTCGCGAAACGCACCCGCGCCCCACGGTGGGTCGCGCCGGAACTCGGCCACGTCAAAGAGTGCCTGCGCGACGGCCTCGTATGCGCCGCGGAGGTGGGCGGGCGTTCCCGCGGGCGCCTCGAGCGGGTGGTCCCGCGTATCGACGTCCTCGGGTCCGATTCCGAGTTGGGCCACGCGGTCCAGTTGCGCGAGCCGAGCTTCGACCCCGACCCGGACCGCGCGCCAGTTGGACAGCCACTGTTCCCCGTCGGCCCTAGAAACGATCAACTCGGCCGCCGATCCACAGACCGGCAGTGCGGCTGGGCCGTGCGGACGGCTCTGAAAGGCACGCGGGTTCGTGACGACCGGTGGGAGGGGAATGTTGAGGGCCTGGGTCAAGCCGTACACGCGCTCGGCGAGCGCGTCGAACGTCGAGCGTTCTTGGGTCGGGAGTACGTGACCGGTCCGCGCTCCCGTGATGTACGGCCCGACCCGCTTCGTCATTGAAACGAGTGCGTTTCTCAGTTCGCGGAGCGTACCCCATTCGGGCGGGCGCGGCCGAAAGAACCACGCGGGCGCGAGTTCACACCGGCAGCGCGTTTGGGGGCGGGCCTGGTGTCCCACCCAGTGGAGCGACTCATCGGAGCCGATGAGCCCCAGCTCACGGAAGTGGCACTCGATTTCCGCGAGCAGGTCGCCGGGCGGGTGGAGTTCGAGAGGGAGTTTCGGCTCCGCGTGCGGACAGATCGACGGGAGCGAGTACCGCGTACACTTGATGTTGTTGCGGTAGACGTCGAGGTGTTCGCCGCTGGACAATCGGATCGTGTCCACGAGGGCGCTCGTGCAGTCCCAAACGCCCTCTTTGTCTCCGATCGGATCGACCGCGTACCCTGCGAATAATTCGGGCGCGAGGTCGATTCGTGGGTGTTTGTGTGTCGCACCGGGGAATAGTTCACGGCGAGTACGAAATAGCGCCGGCCAACTCATCGGCATGTTTGGTCACCTATGGTTCATGTTCGTCGTCCGACGGCGGGTTGGAGTTGCAACCCGCTGCCGTTATCACGAACCGCCCAGGTGAGCGGCCGGCTAGAATGTGTCCATCAGTATATCAGAGCAGTGCATGGGTTGCACAGAGCAATTTCCCTTGCACCGCGCGTTACCCGATCTTCGCGGCGACTTCCACAGCGAGAGCCGAATCCCGCTGTGCATAAACCTCGGTGGCGCTCATTTTGGTGTGCCCGAGTGCGGCTCCGGCGTGTTCGAGCCCGAACAACTTCCGGGCTTTCGTGCCGAACGTGTGCCGCAGTTGGTACGGGTGCCAATGGGATACACCGGCCTTCTCCGTAGCAATGGCCACGGCTTGGGTAATCGCGTGCGCGGTGTAACGCTCGGACGGCTTGCGTTTCGGGTTCGTTTTCTTGCGGCTCACCTGCGACGGTTGCACTTTGGTCTTCCGGCCCAGTCGCAGTTGCTCGAAGCGCTCGTCACGCGCCCGTTTAGGAGAGAAGAGCGGGGCGTCTGGGGTAAGTGACCGGTCTACGAGAAATGCGGTGAGTACCGCACGAGCATTCGGCCCCAGTGGGATCGCACGCGCTTTCCCTCGGTGTGCCGTTTTGTGGTGCGCGGGTCGGTACACCCACGGGGCCACACTTCGATCGATCCGGTCGAGCGTCATCGCGACAACTTCGCTCGGCCTCATCCCGGTGTGCCACAGTAACTCGACCATGACCCGAATGTAGTGCGGCAGGTGCGGCAATGTCGCCCGCACGGTCTCGTCGTCGATCGGCTGCACGGGTTCGCTTTCCTTTGCTTCCGTTCGTCCCCGGCGTAACCCGGCCAAGGTGCGAAGTGCCTCGTAGGTCGTCACCGGAACGAGTTCCTCGCTCGCGGCCCATTTAAATACGCGCTTCACTCGGTCGATGCGCTTGTTGATGAGGCTCCGGCACAGTCCGGCCCGAACCATACTTTGCCTCACAACCGCGAGCGCTTTGGGACCGAATTCCACGGCGGAAAGATCGGCGTACAGTTCCCGAACGGGTTTGATGCTCCGCTTGAGACTTACCACCTCACTTCCGGGCTTACCGTCGGGATCGCGATAGTACCGGTCGGCGTGAACCAGGTACGCGACCAAGACCTCGGCCACGGTAACCCCGTTCCGCGCGGTGACCGCCGCACTTGAGGGCGCGACGAGTTCGAGTTCCAACCGGGCTTTCGCGGCGAGGGACTCGGGCGACCCGAACGGGCCGGGCAGAAGCTTCTGTTGACGGGCACCGGTGTGATCGGTCCAGACGACGCGCCCGCGGCCGGATTGACGGTGCAGGAGGTAAGAAGGTGTGAGTTTACGAGACGGGGGCATAGTGCGGTTCCTCATGACGTTCTGTGGAATGATTCCACAGAACGATCGGTTTGGAAGCCGCGCCCGACACAAGTCGAGGTAAGCGTAAAACGCTACGGCGAAAGGGTTTTCGGTCAGTGGGTCCGGTGGGAGTCGAACCCACTTCCAAGGTGTTATGAGCACCCTGCTCGACCGTTGAGCTTCAGACCCGTTGCGGCATTTTATCGGGTTGTGTCGGAGCGGGAACCGCTACTTCGTTACGATCTCAATTATCCCAACGCTATCAGGGCGCACGCGGATTTTGGGCGCCGATTTTCTCGTTCGGTTCGCTATTGTGCGGCGCTCACCGGTGGTACGACACCGCCGCTCCTCGCTGGGTTCACGCGAACCGAATTCGTTCGCCATGGGTTTGTCGAGCGCTCGCGCTCGAATAGAAACGTCGCCGTGAGTAGTTGCAATTTCGGGAAGAAAACGGGATCAAAGTCGACTATCTGGCGGAATAACGGAGTGCTGGGGCGCCCCCGAAACACTCTTTCGAGTGCTCGCTGTATTTTCCCCTGTGGCCGAGTTACACTGCCCGTGTTCCCATATTCGTAAGGAGGTTCCCGATGAGCAGTCCGTTGCACCTGCCGAACCGCCGGTTGTTCC
This region of Gemmata massiliana genomic DNA includes:
- a CDS encoding tyrosine-type recombinase/integrase, whose protein sequence is MPPSRKLTPSYLLHRQSGRGRVVWTDHTGARQQKLLPGPFGSPESLAAKARLELELVAPSSAAVTARNGVTVAEVLVAYLVHADRYYRDPDGKPGSEVVSLKRSIKPVRELYADLSAVEFGPKALAVVRQSMVRAGLCRSLINKRIDRVKRVFKWAASEELVPVTTYEALRTLAGLRRGRTEAKESEPVQPIDDETVRATLPHLPHYIRVMVELLWHTGMRPSEVVAMTLDRIDRSVAPWVYRPAHHKTAHRGKARAIPLGPNARAVLTAFLVDRSLTPDAPLFSPKRARDERFEQLRLGRKTKVQPSQVSRKKTNPKRKPSERYTAHAITQAVAIATEKAGVSHWHPYQLRHTFGTKARKLFGLEHAGAALGHTKMSATEVYAQRDSALAVEVAAKIG